A genomic region of Leptospira mtsangambouensis contains the following coding sequences:
- a CDS encoding type II toxin-antitoxin system RelE/ParE family toxin: protein MIKSFRDKDTEAIWNGALSKKFPKEIQRTARRKMIHIDSAKNLEDLKTPPGNRLHQLTDDRSGQHSISINMKYRICFNWNNGSVENVEIIDYH, encoded by the coding sequence GTGATAAAATCCTTCAGAGACAAAGATACTGAAGCTATATGGAATGGTGCTCTATCTAAAAAATTTCCAAAGGAAATTCAAAGAACCGCTAGAAGAAAAATGATCCATATTGATAGTGCTAAAAATCTAGAGGATTTAAAAACACCACCAGGAAACAGACTGCACCAGCTTACTGATGACCGATCTGGACAACATTCAATAAGTATCAATATGAAATATAGAATCTGTTTCAATTGGAATAATGGTTCTGTCGAAAATGTGGAAATCATAGATTATCATTAA